From the Osmerus eperlanus chromosome 19, fOsmEpe2.1, whole genome shotgun sequence genome, one window contains:
- the myl10 gene encoding myosin regulatory light chain 10, whose protein sequence is MAPKKAKKKTAEASSNVFSMFEQAQIQEFKEAFTIMDQNRDGFIDKSDLRDTFCALGRLNVGNDELDEMVKEASGPINFTIFLSMFGEKLKGTDPEETILNAFKIFDPEGKGVLRGEEIKYHLMSQADKFTEAEVNDMFTNFPLDVAGNLDYKNLCYVITHGEDKEQE, encoded by the exons ATG GCACCCAAGAAGGCAAAGAAGAAGACGGCTGAGGCCAGCTCCAATGTGTTCAGCATGTTTGAGCAGGCACAGATCCAGGAGTTCAAGGAG GCTTTCACCATCATGGACCAGAACAGAGACGGCTTCATCGACAAGAGTGACTTGAGGGACACATTCTGTGCTCTAG GTCGTCTCAACGTAGGCAACGATGAGCTGGACGAGATGGTAAAGGAGGCCTCTGGCCCCATCAACTTCACCATCTTCCTCTCCATGTTTGGCGAGAAGCTTAAAG GTACGGACCCAGAGGAGACCATTCTTAACGCCTTCAAGATCTTTGACCCTGAGGGAAAGGGTGTGCTCAGAGGAGAAGA GATCAAATATCATCTCATGTCTCAGGCAGACAAGTTCACAGAGGCTGAG GTCAATGACATGTTCACCAACTTCCCCCTGGACGTCGCTGGCAACTTGGACTACAAGAACCTGTGTTACGTCATCACCCACGGAGAGGACAAGGAGCAGGAGTAA